A single window of Leishmania panamensis strain MHOM/PA/94/PSC-1 chromosome 35 sequence DNA harbors:
- a CDS encoding hypothetical protein (TriTrypDB/GeneDB-style sysID: LpmP.35.6160), whose amino-acid sequence MADTFPSDYTTAASRRVEDEEGEQARRATLTHELSELEHELREATQRVDALQTGSHALAIEVAEVDRTLTSLRIEVTAACQQKSEAEAQVQQTDRGNAVSIKRTEDIEEEVCEYRTQCVQHHQQQVEDLMQAVQTQQRRNATLRREWEAAVARDTRDDCQASVTETLLLRVQDGARHLKRCLMLQCSRTVAESARLYLTSARQQRAEVFANDMAARARTLAEHRSRREAEAAAFHDVCRRNFQERADTAFGAIKALIQTAQRLHNTERHQRVADFQCQLAAMTKRSREMLEEQVRRRLEQECAISITQQDAAAKEWAARQEDLAGQIRAFRLRAEMEVSALRESHGIHREPVRFPSQSPTRSALAQEVLPSDLDRVRLRMEQLALSLRVKQEQQSYLSSQQMSTHAVNHRGTGGTYSSGSSPAFSFSVEQISEGWQHSLLLLQHSRETLRRSISELKEVSHGWAPQLHQRRTQVTQQREHVKAVRSEWEQAIRGKLSRCLTSASPEVPNHVGLTTGTLSNLKRRVGDILQAQQSLRAARANFTAELSMWSQSLGDYRIETERLLADVFQQLDLLREKSGRVEVDQLALQSFQAQLDVLGQHVTEEANRLARRKQRVDAFVKNLQAGSCRSHTLPGMLNSQWLTRRHKGSSLQVTDIFSTLNKTSAIRDAASPAGMATARSDADHQMERAKQRAMPLAATTKEILSPLTPKKASPATKASFLRHESSSTSHCDSDCGKEGWRAATTGITLTAGPVMSDVFMLDSHLPSSTVPALDGNHARLAGMSDGGLGGGAYVSDPPAVQHTSGAVNAETVAAETGKPISQPN is encoded by the coding sequence ATGGCCGACACTTTTCCCTCGGACTACACAACTGCTGCATCACGCCGTGTGGAGGATGAGGAAGGGGAGCAGGCACGGAGAGCTACTCTTACTCATGAGCTTTCTGAGCTAGAGCATGAGCTACGCGAGGCGACGCAGCGCGTAGACGCGCTTCAGACAGGCAGCCATGCGCTTGCGATCGAGGTGGCAGAAGTCGACCGTACACTGACTTCTCTCAGGATCGAGGTGACTGCGGCTTGCCAGCAAAAGTCGGAAGCGGAAGCTCAAGTACAGCAGACGGATCGTGGAAACGCGGTCTCCATTAAACGCACCGAGGAcattgaggaggaggtgtgcgaATACCGTACCCAATGTgttcagcaccaccagcagcaagTAGAGGATCTTATGCAGGCCGTGCAGACACAGCAGAGGCGTAACGCAACCCTTCGCCGAGAGTGGGAGGCTGCCGTTGCACGTGACACGAGAGATGACTGCCAGGCTTCCGTTACTGAAACCCTACTGCTTCGCGTGCAGGATGGCGCACGCCACTTGAAGCGATGCCTGATGTTGCAATGTAGCCGCACAGTGGCGGAGAGTGCCCGTTTGTATCTGACGTCagcacgacagcagcgagccgAAGTCTTTGCCAATGACATGGCGGCCCGTGCAAGAACACTGGCGGAGCACCGATCTCGTcgtgaggcagaggcagccgCATTTCACGACGTATGTCGCCGCAACTTTCAAGAGCGTGCAGACACCGCCTTTGGTGCCATCAAGGCGCTCATCCAAACAGCACAACGTCTCCACAACACCGAGCGCCATCAGCGTGTCGCCGACTTCCAGTGCCAGCTTGCTGCCATGACAAAGCGAAGCCGCGAGATGttggaggagcaggtgcgccgccgACTGGAGCAGGAGTGTGCAATCTCCATCACACAGCAGGATGCCGCCGCAAAGGAGTGGGCGGCGCGTCAAGAGGATTTAGCCGGGCAAATCCGCGCCTTTCGCTTGCGTGCAGAGATGGAGGTTTCCGCGTTGCGCGAGAGCCACGGGATACATCGTGAGCCCGTCAGGTTTCCGTCTCAGTCACCAACTCGAAGCGCACTGGCGCAGGAAGTACTGCCCAGCGACTTGGACCGTGTGCGTCTTCGAATGGAGCAACTCGCACTCTCGTTACGCGTgaagcaggagcagcagtcgTACCTCTCATCTCAACAGATGTCCACCCACGCTGTCAACCACCGAGGCACTGGTGGCACCTACAGCTCTGGGAGCTCGCCcgcgttttctttttcagtGGAGCAAATTAGCGAGGGATGGCAACACTCGCTCCtcttgctgcagcacagtCGTGAGACACTTCGGCGGAGCATCTCTGAACTCAAGGAGGTGAGCCATGGCTGGgccccgcagctgcaccaaCGTCGCACACAGGTCACTCAGCAGCGGGAACACGTCAAGGCTGTTCGCTCAGAATGGGAGCAAGCAATTCGTGGGAAGCTCTCGCGGTGCCTGACGTCAGCAAGCCCAGAGGTCCCTAACCACGTTGGCCTCACGACCGGCACTCTCAGCAACTTGAAGCGGCGTGTCGGAGACATCCTACAGGCGCAGCAATCACTGCGTGCGGCACGTGCCAATTTCACAGCGGAGCTCAGCATGTGGTCACAGTCCCTTGGTGACTACCGCATCGAGACCGAACGTCTTCTTGCGGACGTCTTTCAGCAGTTGGACCTACTCCGCGAAAAAAGTGGGCGAGTGGAGGTGGACCAATTGGCGTTGCAATCATTTCAAGCGCAGCTCGACGTGCTTGGGCAGCACGTCACAGAGGAGGCAAACCGGCTGGCGCGCCGCAAGCAGCGTGTCGACGCTTTCGTGAAGAACCTACAAGCAGGTTCATGTCGCTCACATACCCTTCCAGGGATGCTCAATTCTCAATGGCTGACGCGAAGGCACAAAGGATCCTCGTTACAGGTGACAGATATCTTTAGCACACTCAACAAAACTTCGGCGATTCGCGATGCAGCTAGTCCTGCTGGTATGGCGACAGCGAGGTCTGATGCGGACCACCAAATGGAGCGTGCGAAGCAGAGAGCAATGCCGCTAGCAGCGACAACGAAGGAAATCCTTTCACCCCTCACACCCAAGAAGGCATCCCCTGCGACTAAAGCCTCCTTTCTGAGGCATGAAAGCAGCTCGACAAGTCACTGCGACAGCGACTGTGGGAAGGAAGGTTggcgcgctgccaccactggTATAACACTCACTGCGGGACCGGTCATGTCGGACGTCTTCATGCTCGACAGCCACCTCCCGTCCTCTACTGTTCCAGCGCTTGATGGGAATCATGCTCGGCTCGCGGGCATGAGCGACGGTGGactcggtggtggcgcatACGTCTCCGACCCTCCCGCGGTGCAACACACGTCCGGCGCCGTCAATGCcgagacggtggcggcagaaACGGGGAAGCCGATTTCTCAACCGAACTAG
- a CDS encoding hypothetical protein (TriTrypDB/GeneDB-style sysID: LpmP.35.6140): MSRTEVTRSTRSGPSASDEVSSDYSKSNGSATSSVSLSASASTFTTTSTSAGSSDEGSSHDADAEKAPRKLPRLEEVSQRLRHSLPTWAVATLAPSIRGGTSIFPAPPSPPVAAVRYGPISPPYSPPNACGVAPPLPTLSASAKDISEMDVRAGLRLGVFRASTRLNKEQVMDEIESVRMTSHVELVLLESPQQSALLQDVPPQEHDYEWATVFFSTAEAADLCAALLCQPGRRSKWARVSIQRLPIVSRQTEPHTAEEEQRAQVHVYQMNAASPSVTKTNGATLFSDARDTVLARGAYGWCVLSTGGLFPTLGLAAYLQHRRRGDFTGIDVCAKFDPQCDKDKCVAGGQCNGVHLRACEQWRLLVPPMLILRKTTPTSSTSTEDIPSPVESAWQEARRTDTLVVLPLPPEIDETAFVYMFQRCDGFRRAQTVRTVDAHRYGVVQFADAASAHLAQQQAISHSNLPVRFVGEATEAVNGTQALAAALDVSSTEVINSSTVPPNKSYTAAPSSTSAVTASRTNPAAVTHAPDVPFPPLPSGWEYGLSRRTMQYFFLQSGKKSTTWKHPVTQEQYKGHR; the protein is encoded by the coding sequence ATGTCCAGAACAGAAGTAACGCGGTCTACAAGATCTGGTCCCTCTGCATCTGACGAGGTCTCCTCGGATTATTCCAAGTCTAATGGTTCCGCTACATCCTCCGTGTCTCTCTCAGCATCGGCTTCCACTTTTACTACCACATCCACGAGCGCTGGCAGCTCTGACGAAGGGAGCAGCCACGACGCGGACGCAGAAAAGGCGCCGCGCAAGCTGCCACGCTTGGAAGAGGTTAGCCAGCGACTGCGTCACTCACTACCGACATGGGCAGTTGCCACCTTGGCGCCATCGATACGGGGCGGCACATCCATTTTtccggcgccgccatcgccacctgTCGCCGCGGTACGATACGGCCCTATCTCTCCCCCTTATTCACCACCCAATGCGTGTGGCGTGGCCCCGCCGTTGCCTACCTTGAGTGCGTCAGCCAAGGACATCAGTGAGATGGACGTGCGAGCCGGATTGCGTCTCGGCGTTTTTCGTGCCTCTACGCGACTGAACAAGGAGCAGGTAATGGACGAGATCGAGTCGGTACGTATGACTAGCCACGTGGAGCTAGTACTTCTGGAGTCGCCTCAGCagagcgcgctgctgcaggacgtCCCACCCCAGGAGCACGACTATGAGTGGGCTACGGTTTTCTTCTCGACCGCCGAGGCTGCCGACCTGTGTGCGGCCTTGCTGTGTCAGCCGGGTAGGCGCTCTAAGTGGGCGCGTGTGAGTATTCAGCGGTTACCCATTGTGTCAAGGCAGACGGAGCCGCACacagccgaggaggagcagcgggcACAGGTGCACGTGTACCAGATGAACGCTGCCTCACCCAGCGTGACGAAAACGAACGGTGCGACGCTCTTCTCTGATGCCCGGGACACTGTCCTCGCGCGAGGTGCGTATGGCTGGTGTGTGTTGTCGACTGGGGGCCTCTTTCCAACGTTGGGGTTAGCGGCGTATCTCCAGCATCGCCGAAGGGGCGACTTCACGGGCATCGATGTGTGCGCGAAGTTCGATCCGCAGTGCGACAAGGACAAGTGCGTGGCGGGTGGACAGTGCAACGGTGTACACCTGCGCGCTTGTGAGCAGTGGCGGCTGCTAGTCCCACCGATGCTCATCTTGAGGAAGACGACCCCGACTTCCAGCACCTCGACGGAGGACATCCCCTCACCGGTAGAGAGCGCGTGGCAGGAGGCGAGACGTACGGATACGCTTGTGGTGTTACCGCTTCCCCCTGAAATTGACGAGACAGCCTTTGTGTACATGTTCCAGCGGTGCGACGGGTTTCGACGCGCACAGACGGTGCGCACTGTTGACGCGCACCGGTACGGTGTTGTGCAGTTCGCGGACGCCGCCAGTGCTCatcttgcgcagcagcaggccatCTCCCACTCCAACCTGCCCGTGCGCTTCGTGGGAGAAGCGACGGAGGCTGTCAACGGTACTCAAGCTTTGGCAGCCGCTCTAGACGTCTCGTCGACAGAGGTGATCAACTCTTCTACGGTACCGCCTAACAAGTCGTACACTGCTGCGCCGAGTAGCACTAGTGCCGTCACTGCATCGCGCACCAaccccgccgccgtcacgcacgcaccggATGTTCCGTTTCCGCCTCTTCCCAGTGGTTGGGAGTATGGGTTGTCGCGCCGCACGATGCAGTACTTCTTTCTCCAGTCAGGCAAGAAGTCGACGACGTGGAAGCATCCAGTGACGCAGGAGCAGTACAAGGGACACCGCTGA
- a CDS encoding hypothetical protein (TriTrypDB/GeneDB-style sysID: LpmP.35.6150), translating into MIQLDFVLYRFTCDISAFTGLFAEDAEGRHIPDVASFHCTWTHTPRAKPSPSSTAAEHYVNGATDDVHFKGLGTDMALLFPKLSHQLILDGMRDVITFAIRPSQYSAAGPLPVVAKGALDPRPYLGKPMKNYAIKLRDAVGGVVGKLLFSLRVHELDEEGQRAMPSDMVTSTALTSVPRNSPDRAQRAVQQDPSRDRLLKMPPSGERRVHLASNVVERQEAAPQQTYVATSQRSSPCRQKSRPSQRGVSVVQTMDILLERVAVKTTSIDLDHPAPLLLGGEYHMKIRYGTYTFSTTPAVCTNPKEVVYKEQQASITLQPAGSTEKLRFSLWEGKRQVAGFSLDPAKFKSDVGEWKEYAIPFSYHPTEQRSALDVRVRRVETDCSGFLSDWCAPSQPSPAPTAFSTIADIDTTRASRAVTQPSTYDTNPSNWYAEEGARRQTPLRFSPSPNRYVGMNLTRSEGPLAHACSSPSSNRGAFSLPDSITATLGLVPPLNANRTSTPLRAFDPCAESASQVMSGYRGAHVRDASPVHGGWERTPMRPRPPPLTSNLADLPADLRPPNEHEMYIAEVLARLDRQKGTARQQTSLMEDWAGWRNDPERSRCNSVSSMHLRSPSANSATSRADSMASVVSRRAVAPRPTKSNADNSVMLPFTPDTSVYRRRRSLPSSNPFNSLI; encoded by the coding sequence ATGATCCAGCTCGACTTTGTATTGTATCGCTTTACATGTGACATCTCGGCTTTCACAGGGCTCTTTGCTGAGGATGCGGAGGGACGACACATCCCTGATGTGGCCTCCTTTCACTGTACCTGGACCCACACGCCGCGCGCAAAGCCTAGcccgagcagcaccgctgccgagcaCTACGTGAATGGTGCAACAGACGACGTGCACTTTAAGGGGCTTGGCACGgacatggcgctgctgtttccGAAGCTGTCGCATCAACTCATCTTGGACGGGATGCGAGACGTCATCACATTCGCCATTCGGCCGTCGCAGTACAGCGCCGCTGGTCCGCTACCCGTCGTAGCCAAGGGTGCCCTCGATCCAAGACCGTACTTGGGCAAACCGATGAAGAACTACGCCATCAAGCTACGTGATGCTGTCGGAGGCGTCGTCGGTAAACTACTCTTCTCCCTGCGTGTGCATGAACTCGACGAAGAAGGGCAAAGAGCGATGCCCAGCGATATGGTGACCTCGACTGCACTGACGTCGGTGCCACGCAACAGCCCGGATCGCGCCCAGAGGGCTGTGCAACAGGACCCGTCGCGCGACCGCCTGCTGAAGATGCCTCCGTCTGGAGAGCGTCGGGTACATCTGGCCTCAAATGTGGTGGAACGACAGGAggcggcaccacagcagacgTACGTCGCAACATCCCAGCGCTCCTCACCATGTAGGCAGAAGTCACGGCCCTCCCAGCGTGGTGTTTCTGTTGTGCAGACCATGGACATTCTACTCGAGCGCGTTGCGGTCAAGACAACGAGCATTGACCTTGACCACCcagcgccgcttctcctTGGTGGCGAGTACCACATGAAGATTCGCTACGGCACCTACACCTTTAGCACGACGCCCGCCGTATGCACCAATCCTAAGGAGGTGGTGTACAAGGAACAGCAGGCGTCCATCACGCTCCAGCCGGCTGGCAGCACGGAAAAGCTGCGCTTTTCATTGTGGGAGGGCAAGCGGCAAGTCGCTGGATTCTCCCTGGATCCAGCAAAGTTCAAGTCGGATGTTGGCGAGTGGAAGGAGTACGCCATACCCTTCAGTTATCACCCTACAGAGCAGCGTTCTGCCCTCGATGTGCGGGTGCGTCGAGTCGAAACCGACTGCAGTGGCTTCCTGAGCGACTGGTGCGCACCTTCTCAGCCATCACCGGCACCAACTGCTTTTTCTACTATTGCTGACATAGATACCACCAGGGCGTCACGAGCTGTAACGCAACCGTCGACTTATGACACCAATCCATCGAATTGGTATGCAGAGGAGGGCGCGCGTAGGCAAAcaccgctgcgcttctctccgtCGCCAAACCGGTATGTAGGGATGAACCTTACAAGAAGCGAAGGCCCGCTGGCACACGCTTGctcgtcgccgtcttcgAACCGAGGCGCCTTCTCCCTGCCAGATTCCATCACCGCTACCTTGGGGCTAGTGCCGCCACTGAATGCCAATCGCACCagcacgccgctgcgcgcctTTGACCCCTGTGCAGAGAGCGCAAGCCAAGTCATGTCTGGCTACCGCGGCGCGCACGTCCGTGATGCGTCCCCTGTACACGGAGGCTGGGAGCGCACACCCATGCGCCcacggccaccaccgctgacCTCGAACCTTGCCGACCTTCCAGCTGATCTACGACCACCAAATGAGCATGAGATGTACATTGCAGAGGTGCTGGCCCGGCTTGATCGCCAGAAAGGCACGGCGCGACAGCAGACATCACTCATGGAGGACTGGGCTGGCTGGCGCAATGACCCAgagcgcagccgctgcaacAGCGTTTCTAGCATGCACCTACGGTCACCTTCGGCGAACAGCGCGACGAGCCGAGCGGACTCGATGGCATCCGTGGTCTCTCGGCGCGCTGTAGCGCCGCGGCCGACAAAATCGAACGCAGACAACTCTGTCATGCTCCCTTTCACTCCAGACACGAGCGTCTACCGTCGGCGCCGTTCGCTTCCGAGCTCGAACCCGTTTAATTCCCTCATTTAA